The genomic interval TGAACGGTATTTTTGTAACAAATTCTACGAATTAAATCTCTCAAGCCGCCTAGGTTGGGGTTAAACTCTGAATCCATCTACGGCCCATCTACGCTTAGTACCGGACGACTGTTGTTATGACTGATCCCACTAAAACTCTCTGTCCTTACTGCGGTGTCGGGTGTGGCTTAGAAGTATTGCCACCCGCACAGGCTGGTAAGCCCACTCATAGAGATAGTGAAGGTAAACCTTCCTGGCAGGTGCGGGGCGATCGCGCCCATCCTTCGAGCCAAGGGATGGTTTGCGTCAAGGGAGCCACGATCGCAGAATCGTTGAATAAAGACCGCTTGCTCCACCCGATGATCCGCGACAACCTGAATCAGCCGTTTCGTCGCATCACCTGGGAAGAAGCCTATGATGCCATCGTGAACCGAATTCAAGCTGTTCGGTTTACTCAAGGCCCAGAAGCAATCTGTATGTATGGTTCTGGGCAGTTTCAAACTGAGGACTACTACACAGCCCAAAAGCTGCTCAAGGGTTGTCTGGGCACAAACAATTTTGATGCCAACTCGCGCTTGTGCATGTCTTCAGCCGTGTCTGGTTACATTCAAAGCTTTGGAGCTGACGGTCCTCCTTGTTGTTATGACGATCTAGAGCTGACTGATTGTGCGTTTCTGATTGGCACCAACACCGCCGAATGCCATCCGATCATCTTTAATCGCCTGCGGAAATACCATAAGCAAAACCGCCACGTCAAAATGATTGTGGTTGATCCGCGCGAAACAGCAACGGCTCAGGCTGCTGATCTGCATTTGGCCATTCGCCCTGGCACTGATATTGATTTGCTCAATGGCATGGCTCATCTGCTGATGCGGTGGGGCTACTTTGATGTCAGCTTTATTGATGAATGCACCGCCAATTTCCCCGCTTTTGCTCAAGTGATTCAAGACTACACGCCTGAAATGACAGCGCGGCGTTGTGGTATTGCGGTGGAAGATTTAGAAACTGCGGCTCGTTATTGGGGGGAATCTCAGCGAGTGCTTTCCCTGTGGTCGATGGGAGTCAACCAATCTAGCGAAGGTACTGCTAAAGTCCGGACGATCATTAACCTACACCTGATGACTGGGCAAATCGGTAAACCTGGAGCAGGGCCATTCTCTCTGACGGGACAGCCGAATGCAATGGGGGGGCGAGAGGCAGGTGGATTAGCTCACTTGTTACCTGGCTATCGCGTGGTGCAAAATCCCCAACACCGGACAGAACTAGAGCAGTTTTGGGGACTGAAGCCTGGACAGATTTCTGCTCACCCAGGTCGGACAGCCTGGGAAATGATCACTGGGTTGGAGCAGGGAGATGTTGGGGTGCTGTGGATTGCGGCTACTAATCCGGCGGTGAGTATGCCTGACTTGGAGCGGACGAAAGCGGCCCTCAAGCGATCGCCCTTCACGATTTACCAAGACGCCTATTACCCTACGGAAACTGCCGAGTATGCCCACTTGCTATTGCCCGCAGCGCAATGGGGCGAAAAAACAGGTGTGATGACCAACTCAGAGCGGCGAGTCACGCTTTGTCAGGCATTTCGCGATCGCCCTGGTGAAGCTAAAGCGGATTGGGAGATCTTTGCGGAAGTGGGGCGGCGTTTAGGCTTTTCTCAGTACTTTACCTTTACGACGGCTGCCGAAGTCTACGCTGAATTTGCTCAGATTACTCGCGATCGCCCTTGTGAAATGACGGGATTGAGTCATGAGCGATTGCGGGCTCAAGGTCCAACCCATTGGCCTTGTCGAGCTTCGGGTGAGGTTAAACCTGGGGAACCTGCGAGGCTCTATCAAGATCTGCGCTTTCATACTCCCGATGGTCGGGCACGGTTTGGTGCTTACCATTCCCGTGGCTTAGCGGAACGTCCTGATCCGGAATATCCTTTGGTGCTCACGACGGGTCGGCTTTACGGTCACTGGCATACGCAGACGCGAACTGGACGGATTGAGAAGACGCGGCAAATGCACCCGAATCCTTTTTTGGAAATTCATCCTCGTGATGCGGCGGCGCTGGAGTTGCAGGACAAAGATTGGGTAGAAGTGCGATCGCGGCGAGGGTTGGCGCGGTTTCCGGTGACGGTGACGAAGGCGATCGCGCCTGGGACTGTGTTTGTGCCGATGCACTGGGGCTTTTTGTGGGCAGACCAAGCGGAGGCAAATGCCTTGACGCATCCAGAATGTTGCCCCGATTCTAAGCAGCCAGAGTTGAAAGCTTGTGCGGTGCAGCTAATTCCGATGAAGGCTGGAGCTAGTAATCTGGAGAGTTTGCATTCATCAGCCCGATCGAGTATCCTCGCACCATCTTCTTAGCTGTTCTAGTTGCATCAGATGCGATCGCTAAAAAAAGTTACCCGACAGTGTACTGAAGCAGGCAGTAATGAAAACTTTCTCAAGTTTCTTGCCAATGTAGAAGCTTTGGTAGCTAGAGCGTTGTCGATTGCTATGGTTCTGGTCTTGGCCGTAGCAGTGTTTGACTTGTGCAAGTTTCTGGTTTTGCAAATTTTCTCGGCTCCGTTTGGAAGCTTCGGCATTACTCTGATCGAGATTTTTGGCTTGTTTCTCAATGTCTTGATTGCGCTGGAAATTCTGGAAAATATTTCTGCTTATCTTCGGCAGCATGTGGTGCAGGTGGAGTTGGTGGTGGTAACTTCGCTGATTGCGGTAGCGCGGAAGATTATTATTCTCGATTTTGAGAAAACGACTGGGGTGGAGTTGATTGGTCTGGCGATCGCGATCTTTTCGCTTTCGATTAGTTATTGGGTGATTCGTCATGTGAATGCGAAGGCTCACTAAATCCGATCCTTGGGGGCACTCGCCCCCAAACCCCCGCTGAGGGACGGTTGCGTCCCCCAGACCCCCTCCAAACGAACGTAATTGTAAGCGTTTCGATTCTTTTTCTAGATCCCAACTTTTTTCTTCCAAACTTCTGTCTCCTTTTTCATCCTTCATCCCTCATCCCTCATCCTTCCTCCTTTCCTACCCCCTCCCTCCTCCCTCCTCACCTTTTCATCCTTCATCCCTCATCCTTCCTCCTTCATCCTTCATCCCTCCCCCTCTCTATGTCTCACTTTTTCCAGTTCGAAGCTGATTTTGTCGAGTCTCTCCGTTGTATCCCAATGCAGGTACGGTACAAGCTAGATGCTTGTGGCGTTAAGTTGAAGTTGCAACACTGGCATCAGTTTATGCAGGGGGAACGGCAGTCTTTGGTGGATCTTCCTTGTGGGACGGAGGGGGAGGCTGCGAGTTACCGGGAGCATTTGCAGCAGATGGTTGTAGAACATATGGGGCAGGCTGCGAGTGCTCTTCCAGTGGAGGCTTGCCCTGCTTGGATGGATGAAACTGTGATTCCGTTGAGTGTGCAGGAGAAGGCAACGGAGACTGGTGTTGGGTTGACGCTGGAGCAGTGGCGATCGCTTTCGCCGCTCCAACGGTTTGTGTTGATCAAGCTCAGTCGATCGGGTCACGAAAACAGCAATTTTTTGCCAGCGATGCAGGAATTCCAATTGGTTTCAGCAGATTGAAAAGCTAGTGGAATTACGCAGAGCTAAATCAGCTTTGTAGTTCATAAACTAGAGGTGCTGGTCATGAGATGCTGCTATGGAATTGCAACAGGTTGGGTTGATCTTCAAGGCTCTGGATTTTGCGGCTCGTAAGCATCGGGACCAGCGGCGCAAGGATCTAGAGGCTTCTCCCTATATCAATCACCCGATTAATTTAGTGAATTTATTGTGGAATACGGCAGGTGTGAGCGATCCAGTGGTGATGGCTGCGGCGCTGCTGCATGACACGGTGGAGGATACTGAAACAACTTTTGCAGAGTTAAAGCAAGAGTTTGGCGCAGAGGTAGAGCAGTTGGTCAGGGAGGTGACTGATGATAAGTCTCTGCCTAAGCAAGAGCGGAAACAATGCCAAGTTGAACAGGCGGCACATTTGAGTCAGAGGGCTAAGTTGGTAAAGCTGGCGGATAAGATTTCTAATCTGCGCGATATTATGGCCTCACCTCCGGCTGATTGGTCTCACGATCGCAAGCGAGAGTATTTTATTTGGGCTAAGCAGGTGGTGGATCAGCTACGTGGCGCTAATGCTCAGTTGGAGTCTATCTTTGATGGGGTTTATCAACAAGGCATCGCTCAGTTTAGCGATCGCTAGTGAGTCTTTCTTTCTCAGGAAAAACTAATATTTGGCTTAGAGCAACATCATTTTTTTGGTTTTTACTCTTATTGAGTTGTTAAGTTGGAAAGTAGTGTTGAGCGCATAAGATTGAATCTCTTTCGAGCCTGGGCTGAATGAATTTCATTAGTGATTTGCTCAGGAAAATTACTAAAACTAAAGAGCGGATCGATCCATTTTCGCTACAGTTTCGTTTAACTGTCGGTATTATTGGGGCGTCAGTTTTAGGCTTTGGTGGGGTGGCGATTTGGACGACTTGGACGACCTACCAAATCCTGATTGATTCTCACAAGCAAAGTATTGTCTACCTCACCGATCGCTTACCGCGTGATGTGGAGCTGTATAGCGAAATGATTCCGGTAGAGATTGGGTTGCGGAGGGCGATCAACAATGTCACTAATCCGAATCTCTTGATTTGGGCCAGGGCACCGGATGGGAGTGTTTTAGCTCAAGCTGAAACGTTGAAGACGGAACGGGCGAGCCAAATCGTGGCGGCGGTTGATGATTTGCCTTGGTTGCCTACCAAGCCTCAGAGTTCTTGGATTAATGGTTCGTATTTGTTGATTAGTAGTGAGCCGCTAGCCGTTAAAGGCACTCGGATTGGCAAGCTCTATATTGCTCAAGATATTACTCGCGACCACAGTCGGTTTTTGGGTTTAATTCGGAGTTTGACTCTGGTCAATTTGTTGGCAATTCTGGCGCTGGCTGTGGCGATCGCTTCCTATATCCGGCGATCGCTCCAACCCTTGCGCGAGATGAGTCAGATGACTCAAGTGATTTCGGTGGATGACCTGGGGAAAGCCCAATTGCAACTAGATAGTGCCCCCAGCGAAGTCACGGATTTGGCGCAAACTTTCAATATGATGCTGTCTCGTCTGTCTGACTCTTGGACCCAACAGCGAGAGTTTGTCAGCAATGTTTCTCACGAATTACGGACGCCGCTGACGATTGTGCATGGTTATCTCCAAAGCATGCAGCGCCGCAGCCAAAATTTAACGGAAGCCCAACAGGAAGCCCTCGATATTGCTGCCGTTGAAACCGATCGCATTATCCGGTTGCTGCAAGATCTTCTAGATTTAGCCAGGGCCGACAGCGGTTATTTGCACCTTTCTTGGGAGCCGATTGACTTAGCTGGGCTGTTGCGTGAGGTGGCTAGCATGGCAGAGCAATTTGGCAATCATACAATTCAAGTTGAAATTGAAAGTCTTGAGAGAAACGGTGCTGGGACCGAGCCGATTTACGTCAAGGCCGATCGCAGCCGCTTGAGACAGGTGCTGATCAATCTGATTGATAATGCGGTTAAATATTCTGAACCTATTGCACCCATTACTTTACGCCTACATCAGTTTGATGAGTTCGTCAGCCTCCAAGTGAGCGATCGCGGTTGTGGGATTGATCTCCCCCACCAAACCCGTATCTTTGAGCGCTTCTATCGGGTCGATGAAGCTCGTTCTCGTTCTACCGGAGGCAGTGGTTTGGGTCTGTCAATTGTGAAAACCTTAGTTGAAGGTATGGGAGGCAGCATTACGGTACGCTCCAAACTGGGAGAAGGCAGCGTCTTCACTGTCACCTTACCTACCCCATCTTTAAAGCTATGACCGCTCCTTCCGCCCACATCTTAGTCATTGAGGATGAAGTGAAGCTAGCCCGCTTTATTGAGCTAGAGCTGAGCTATGAAGGCTATCAGGTCACTCTGGCCCACGATGGCTTCACGGGGTTGACCACCGCTCGCGATGCCAAACCAGATTTAATTATTCTCGATTGGATGCTACCAGGGTTGTCTGGCTTGGAAGTGTGCCGTCGCCTCCGCACCACAGGCGATAAAGTTCCGGTTGTGTTACTCACCGCTAAAGATGAAGTGAGCGATCGCGTCGCAGGGTTGGATGCAGGTGCGGATGACTATGTGGTCAAACCGTTCAGTATTGAAGAATTACTAGCGCGAGTTCGGGCGCATCTCCGGCGAGTGCAGGAAACTGATCCAGATGTTTTACAGTTTGAGGATCTGATTCTAAATCGCCAAACTCGTGAGGTCTTCCGAGGCGATCGCGCCATTGAACTCACTGCTAAAGAGTTTGATCTGTTAGATTTTCTCATGGCTCACCCCCGCCAAGTGATTAGCCGCGATCGCATTTTGGAGCAGGTTTGGGGTTATGACTTTATGGGCGACTCCAACATCATTGAAGTCTATATCCGCTATCTCCGTCTTAAACTCGAAGCTAACCAAGAAAAACGCCTGATTCAAACCGTACGTGGGGTGGGCTATGTGTTAAGGGACTAAGTAGATTTGCCCAACTGAAATGCTAGGCTGAGTCCAGTGAAGTCAGCTATTCTGAAGCCATGCATAGACTCCTGACTGGGCCGCTAAGCGTTGATTCTCTAACGATTGCGATCGCTGGACTCCCTCCGGCTTTGCACAATACGAAGCTCGTGCAGTTTTCTGATTTTCACTACGATGGTCTGCGGCTCTCAGACAATTTACTAACCCAGGCGATCGCTGCCAGTAATGCACTAGAGCCAGATCTGGTTTTGCTCACCGGAGACTATGTGACTGATGAGCCAGAACCAATTCATGATTTGGTACGCCATCTGAAGCATTTACGCAGTCGGGCTGGAATTTTGGCAGTCTTGGGCAACCACGACCTTCAAGAGCAGCATTCTCAGGCGGAAGTTACTGCGGCTTTGACTAGCATTGGCGTTCAGGTTTTGTGGAACGAAGTGGCTTATCCGTTAGGAGCTGATTTACCCTTTGTTGGTCTAGCAGATTTCTGGTCAGGGAAGTTTGCTCCCACTCCAGTGATGACGGAGCTAGATCCCGCGCTGCCCCGCATTGTGCTCTCTCACAATCCTGACACGGCCCAAATCTTAAAAAAATGGCGAGTAGATTTGCAGCTTTCCGGTCATACCCACGGCGGGCAAGTGGTCATCCCTGGTCTCGGCACGATTTCTAAACTGTACGAAGATATTTTCTACAGCATCCCTAAAACCATTCGTAGCTCGATCCCGTCTATGAAGAAACATAGCCACCGGGTTGTACAGCACTGGGAATGGGCTAGCGGTTTACATCAAGTCGGAGACAATCTACTTTACGTCAACCGGGGGCTCGGCACTTATCTCCCTGGTCGCCTTTTCTGCCCCCCTGAAGTGACCGCTATTACCCTGATTGCTCAGGACTAACGAAGATTACCATGCTCTATTGTCCTGGAGTTGACTGTCCACTGCGGAGTGACTGTTATCGCTTCACGCAACCTGTACCTAATCGCGATCGCTTTGCTGGGGCTAGCGGCAATATTCTTCAGCTTGCTGGGTCGAGCGAACGGTTACGAGGGCTCCTTGACGAATCACGAACTCACTTAAGCCCACATTCGCAGGACGAGTAGGTTCTAAGCGTTGCCAGTCGGCTGCATTACCCCAGTCATAGGTGTATCCCAGTTGAGTCCAGGGGTAAGACTTACCTGTAGTGGGGTAGCGACTGGTGAACTGGGTGCTGAACCACTCCTGATAAGTTGCTGAGATCGTTTCAAACCCATTCAACGGGAATTCCAGTGTGGCTTCGCGATCACTGATGTCTGGGTCGGGGGTGGGACGGAAGAGATGTTTTGGTTCCACCCACAATTCGACGATGTAGCGAGACTGGCTGGCCTCATCTGGAGGCAACCCCAAGAGTTGGTTGAGGCGATAGGGTAGAGAAACTTCTTGAGTCGGACGGTAGGTTTTGCAGAAATTTTGCAAATCAGGAGCCGCTGTCACCCAAAGGTCGATCGGCAACCGCATCAGACCACCCACTCGACTAGCGTATCCAGAATAAGTCGTCCACACTGTCACTAAGACGCGACTTCTGTCCCAAACTAAAGCAGGGTTGTACCAAACGATGGGAGTGAGGTTGCGATAGATTTCCCGTGGCTCTGCTAGCTTGGCATCCTCGATCGCTTCCAAATAGGCTTGCGGTAGCGGTGTTTGACTGGAAGGTTTTCCACTTACCTGAGCTAGAGCGGAAATTCCTAGCAGGGGTTCTACGAGGCTGATTAGCAGCACAACCCAGGAGAAAATGACAGACTTTTGGCGATCGCGGATTTGATGCATACTCATGCACCAAAAGTATATGCCTAGCTGCACCCCTACTGTATTCAGATTAAAAAATTTACAACCGACTCACAAACAAAAAATCCCCAGCCGAAGCCAGGGATTGAATTCAGGGTGCATCTACCATTCCTTTTTTCTAGGGAAGAAGGGCTGTATCCGGAAGAAATGATTGTGGGAAAGGTGGAATTCTGCTGCTGGTTCAGACGATTGAGCAAGAAACTCAAAAAGAAGTGGCGAAATAAGATGGTATCAGTGCTCAATCCATCCCTTAGCATCAAGACGGAATTTATCAAGTGCCACATTTCCATCTCTTTAAATCAAATTACTGGGGCTGGGTCTTGGGTCTGGTTCTCAGCGTCATGCTGTTGCTCACTGCACCTGCTGGAGCTGTGGCTAGCCCTCAACAAGACCTCCAGCAGCTAGATACTTATATTGAACAAGCGATCGCCAAACTAGAAGCCCAAGATTTAGCGGAAGCAGCCACCACTTACAACCAGTTCCGCGAAAGTTGGTTCGAGGTTGAGGATAGTGTCAAGGAAAGCTCTCGACAGGCTTACCGCGAGATTGAAGATGCAATGGGCAACGTCAAGTTTGCCTTTTCTGTTGAACCAAGCAACCCAGATCAACTGGAATCTGCCCTCAAGGAGTTACAAGCAACTAACCAAAAATTTATTGCAGGCAAGTTTAGCTCAACAACAGCTCCTACTACCACCCGCTCTAATTCAGTGACGATCGCGAGCTTAGCCCAGCGTTTAGATCGAGTTGAAGCAGCTCTACAAAAGCAGGATCTTGCTACAGCTATCAGTGAGGTCAAAAGCTTTCAGACCGATTGGGTCGAAGTAGAAGGTTTTGTGGCTGGGAAATCTCGGCAGGCTTATGTGGCGATCGAGAACAACATGGCTAAAGCTTATGCAGCGTTGCGTTCTACGCCGCCCAACCTAGAGGAAGCCAAAACCGCGATCGCCACCCTAAAAACCGACTTGCAACCTTTTGCCGAGAAAACTCTACGCTATAACTTATTCGACTCGGCTGTAATCTTGCTGCGGGAAGGCATGGAGGCACTTTTAGTCCTGGTGGCACTCTGTGCTTTTTTGGTCAAGAGTGACAATGGAGACAAGAGCCGCTGGATCTGGATTGGCGCGGGCGCGGGCATCCTGGCATCGGTTCTCACTGCCTTGGTGATCCACTTAGTCTTTGCCAATATTGCCGTTGGCAGCAACCGAGAACTCTTGGAAGGACTGACGGGTTTAGTCGCAGCCATAATGTTGTTCTATGTCAGCTATTGGCTCCACAGCAAATCTTCAATGGGAGCGTGGCAAGGCTACATCCAAGAGAAAACTACTGTGGCCCTAGCGCAAAACAGTGTCTTTTCTTTAGCCTTGCTGGCATTTCTCGCTGTTTTTCGAGAGGGGGCAGAAACAGTGCTGTTCTATATTGGCATTGCTCCCTCAATCAGCACATTTGATCTACTAGGTGGCTTAGCTGTAGGTTCTCTCATCTTGGTAGTGGTGGCAGTCTTGATGCTGGGTTTGGGCTTACGGATTCCCCTCAAACCCTTCTTTTTGTTCACTAGCCTGCTCATTTACTATCTGGGCTTCAAGTTTGTCGGTAGCGGCATTCATGCTTTGCAAGTTGCAGGTCTGCTGCCTGCTGATACCGCTAGCTTCTTACCCTCCGTTGATGCCTTGGGCCTCTATCCCACCTGGGAAACCACTTTAGTCCAACTGGCAATTGTTCTGATTGCCCTTGGAGTCGTGCTTTACAACCGTTCCCACGCACCTAGGACAGATGCCTAGCCATACTCATCGTTCGTTAACTGCTTGCATGATTAAGAGTGGCATGATTGGCATTAAGCAATTTCTAGGCAGTGACCGACAGACTAACAGATAGTATGAGCACCATAGAAATCACCCAACTGTTTACCTATTTCATTAAAGGGCTAACTCCTCACGTTTGCGATCGCGTCTCTCTCCAAGCAGGCCACGGCATCCCAGGCGATCGCGGCTTTGCTTTGATGTACGCAGATGCAGGTTTGGCGGAGTTAAGTGATGAAGTACCTTGGATGAGGAAAAACAATTTTGCGATGCAGGCTGACTGGCCTGGTTTAGCCAGCTTAACTTGTGAGTATGACCCAGCGACCGCCCAGCTAGTGGTGAAGCAGCAAGGGGTGGAGTTATTAGCTGAGGCAACTAACACACCTCTAGGGCGCGATCGCATTAGTGCTTTCTTTACCGGATACTTAGCTGCGCTCCAACCTACCGCCACCGCTCGCCATCCCGAGAAAGCACCTTTGCGCTTAGTCGGAGATGGCAACAGTACCCGCTACCCCGATCGCGACCCAGTGCATATTTCGCTGATTAGCCAAGCTAGCCTCGAAGACTTGAGCCAGAAGTTGGGGCATGAAGTTGATCCACGCCGTTTTCGACCCAATATCTTGCTCACAGGCATTCCTGCTTGGGAGGAATTGAGTTGGGTGGGCAAAACCTTTCAACTGGGTACTGCTCAAGTGGCGATCGCGGCTCCGATCAACCGTTGCCCCAATATCGATGTCAACCCAGATACAGGCATCCAGGATTACTCAATTTTTGCGGCCTTACAACCCACGTTGGGCCATCGCCAAACTGGAATCCTGGCTACTGTGATCCAAAGCGGTATGGTGGCAATTGGCGATCGCTTGATCGAGGTGCCATCCCTCTAATCACGGCAGTATTCCGAGAAAGGGCCAATATCTAACTCCGCAATCTTGTTTATAGAGACCTGGAGAGAGTGGGCATACTAGGGCAAGTTATAAACAACCAGTGTCCAGCATGAGTCCTGTCTCTCCAGATGCTCCTCTGATTCTCGTTGTCGATGACAACAAATCGGCGCGATCGCTGTTACGAGAAACAATGGAGGCAGAAGGATACCGAGTTGCTGAAGCGCGAGACGGGGAGCAATGTCTGACGATTTATGCTCGCCTCCAGCCAGATATTGTCTTGCTCGATGCCGTCATGCCTGTGATGGATGGCTTCACTTGTTGTCGTCAGCTTAAAGCTTTACCAGGGGGCGATCGCACTCCTCTATTGATGATCACTGGGCTAGATGACCAGGCCTCGGTTGATCAAGCTTTTGCGGCTGGAGCCACCGACTATATTACTAAGCCGATTCATTGGGCCGTGTTGCGTCAACGAGTGCGGCGGTTACTGCA from Trichocoleus desertorum ATA4-8-CV12 carries:
- a CDS encoding phosphate-starvation-inducible PsiE family protein; this translates as MRSLKKVTRQCTEAGSNENFLKFLANVEALVARALSIAMVLVLAVAVFDLCKFLVLQIFSAPFGSFGITLIEIFGLFLNVLIALEILENISAYLRQHVVQVELVVVTSLIAVARKIIILDFEKTTGVELIGLAIAIFSLSISYWVIRHVNAKAH
- a CDS encoding FTR1 family iron permease is translated as MGNVKFAFSVEPSNPDQLESALKELQATNQKFIAGKFSSTTAPTTTRSNSVTIASLAQRLDRVEAALQKQDLATAISEVKSFQTDWVEVEGFVAGKSRQAYVAIENNMAKAYAALRSTPPNLEEAKTAIATLKTDLQPFAEKTLRYNLFDSAVILLREGMEALLVLVALCAFLVKSDNGDKSRWIWIGAGAGILASVLTALVIHLVFANIAVGSNRELLEGLTGLVAAIMLFYVSYWLHSKSSMGAWQGYIQEKTTVALAQNSVFSLALLAFLAVFREGAETVLFYIGIAPSISTFDLLGGLAVGSLILVVVAVLMLGLGLRIPLKPFFLFTSLLIYYLGFKFVGSGIHALQVAGLLPADTASFLPSVDALGLYPTWETTLVQLAIVLIALGVVLYNRSHAPRTDA
- a CDS encoding HAMP domain-containing protein — encoded protein: MNFISDLLRKITKTKERIDPFSLQFRLTVGIIGASVLGFGGVAIWTTWTTYQILIDSHKQSIVYLTDRLPRDVELYSEMIPVEIGLRRAINNVTNPNLLIWARAPDGSVLAQAETLKTERASQIVAAVDDLPWLPTKPQSSWINGSYLLISSEPLAVKGTRIGKLYIAQDITRDHSRFLGLIRSLTLVNLLAILALAVAIASYIRRSLQPLREMSQMTQVISVDDLGKAQLQLDSAPSEVTDLAQTFNMMLSRLSDSWTQQREFVSNVSHELRTPLTIVHGYLQSMQRRSQNLTEAQQEALDIAAVETDRIIRLLQDLLDLARADSGYLHLSWEPIDLAGLLREVASMAEQFGNHTIQVEIESLERNGAGTEPIYVKADRSRLRQVLINLIDNAVKYSEPIAPITLRLHQFDEFVSLQVSDRGCGIDLPHQTRIFERFYRVDEARSRSTGGSGLGLSIVKTLVEGMGGSITVRSKLGEGSVFTVTLPTPSLKL
- a CDS encoding response regulator transcription factor, whose protein sequence is MTAPSAHILVIEDEVKLARFIELELSYEGYQVTLAHDGFTGLTTARDAKPDLIILDWMLPGLSGLEVCRRLRTTGDKVPVVLLTAKDEVSDRVAGLDAGADDYVVKPFSIEELLARVRAHLRRVQETDPDVLQFEDLILNRQTREVFRGDRAIELTAKEFDLLDFLMAHPRQVISRDRILEQVWGYDFMGDSNIIEVYIRYLRLKLEANQEKRLIQTVRGVGYVLRD
- a CDS encoding MOSC domain-containing protein, yielding MSTIEITQLFTYFIKGLTPHVCDRVSLQAGHGIPGDRGFALMYADAGLAELSDEVPWMRKNNFAMQADWPGLASLTCEYDPATAQLVVKQQGVELLAEATNTPLGRDRISAFFTGYLAALQPTATARHPEKAPLRLVGDGNSTRYPDRDPVHISLISQASLEDLSQKLGHEVDPRRFRPNILLTGIPAWEELSWVGKTFQLGTAQVAIAAPINRCPNIDVNPDTGIQDYSIFAALQPTLGHRQTGILATVIQSGMVAIGDRLIEVPSL
- a CDS encoding HD domain-containing protein, giving the protein MELQQVGLIFKALDFAARKHRDQRRKDLEASPYINHPINLVNLLWNTAGVSDPVVMAAALLHDTVEDTETTFAELKQEFGAEVEQLVREVTDDKSLPKQERKQCQVEQAAHLSQRAKLVKLADKISNLRDIMASPPADWSHDRKREYFIWAKQVVDQLRGANAQLESIFDGVYQQGIAQFSDR
- a CDS encoding nitrate reductase, with translation MTDPTKTLCPYCGVGCGLEVLPPAQAGKPTHRDSEGKPSWQVRGDRAHPSSQGMVCVKGATIAESLNKDRLLHPMIRDNLNQPFRRITWEEAYDAIVNRIQAVRFTQGPEAICMYGSGQFQTEDYYTAQKLLKGCLGTNNFDANSRLCMSSAVSGYIQSFGADGPPCCYDDLELTDCAFLIGTNTAECHPIIFNRLRKYHKQNRHVKMIVVDPRETATAQAADLHLAIRPGTDIDLLNGMAHLLMRWGYFDVSFIDECTANFPAFAQVIQDYTPEMTARRCGIAVEDLETAARYWGESQRVLSLWSMGVNQSSEGTAKVRTIINLHLMTGQIGKPGAGPFSLTGQPNAMGGREAGGLAHLLPGYRVVQNPQHRTELEQFWGLKPGQISAHPGRTAWEMITGLEQGDVGVLWIAATNPAVSMPDLERTKAALKRSPFTIYQDAYYPTETAEYAHLLLPAAQWGEKTGVMTNSERRVTLCQAFRDRPGEAKADWEIFAEVGRRLGFSQYFTFTTAAEVYAEFAQITRDRPCEMTGLSHERLRAQGPTHWPCRASGEVKPGEPARLYQDLRFHTPDGRARFGAYHSRGLAERPDPEYPLVLTTGRLYGHWHTQTRTGRIEKTRQMHPNPFLEIHPRDAAALELQDKDWVEVRSRRGLARFPVTVTKAIAPGTVFVPMHWGFLWADQAEANALTHPECCPDSKQPELKACAVQLIPMKAGASNLESLHSSARSSILAPSS
- a CDS encoding metallophosphoesterase, encoding MHRLLTGPLSVDSLTIAIAGLPPALHNTKLVQFSDFHYDGLRLSDNLLTQAIAASNALEPDLVLLTGDYVTDEPEPIHDLVRHLKHLRSRAGILAVLGNHDLQEQHSQAEVTAALTSIGVQVLWNEVAYPLGADLPFVGLADFWSGKFAPTPVMTELDPALPRIVLSHNPDTAQILKKWRVDLQLSGHTHGGQVVIPGLGTISKLYEDIFYSIPKTIRSSIPSMKKHSHRVVQHWEWASGLHQVGDNLLYVNRGLGTYLPGRLFCPPEVTAITLIAQD
- a CDS encoding nitrate reductase associated protein, which encodes MSHFFQFEADFVESLRCIPMQVRYKLDACGVKLKLQHWHQFMQGERQSLVDLPCGTEGEAASYREHLQQMVVEHMGQAASALPVEACPAWMDETVIPLSVQEKATETGVGLTLEQWRSLSPLQRFVLIKLSRSGHENSNFLPAMQEFQLVSAD